The Streptomyces spororaveus genome includes a region encoding these proteins:
- a CDS encoding pirin family protein — translation MPAVTVENPLTLPRVAEPQAAVPRKVLAVVSAPGGFEGEGFPVRRAFAGINYQYLDPFIMMDQMGEVEYAPGEPKGTPWHPHRGFETVTYLIDGTFVHQDSNGGGGVINGGDTQWMTAGSGLLHIEAPPESLVVSGGLFHGLQLWVNLPASDKMMPPRYQDIGGGQVQLLTTPDGGSLLRVIAGELDGHQGPGITHTPITMIHATVSPGAQITLPWREDFNALAYVMAGRGSVGEDRRPVQTGQTAVFGEGGSLTVRADASQDSNAPDLEIVLLGGRPIREPMAHYGPFVMNSKHELQQAFDDFQAGRLGRIPTTARTGLGHRGAGEADQD, via the coding sequence ATGCCCGCAGTGACTGTTGAGAACCCGTTGACCCTTCCGCGTGTGGCCGAGCCGCAGGCCGCCGTCCCGCGCAAGGTGCTGGCCGTCGTCTCCGCTCCCGGTGGGTTCGAGGGTGAGGGATTCCCGGTGCGCCGCGCGTTCGCCGGGATCAACTACCAGTACCTCGACCCGTTCATCATGATGGACCAGATGGGTGAGGTGGAGTACGCGCCCGGCGAGCCGAAGGGAACCCCCTGGCACCCGCACCGCGGCTTCGAGACCGTCACGTACCTGATCGACGGAACCTTCGTCCACCAGGACAGCAACGGCGGCGGCGGAGTCATCAACGGCGGCGACACCCAGTGGATGACCGCGGGTTCGGGCCTCCTGCACATCGAGGCTCCGCCGGAGTCCCTCGTCGTGTCCGGCGGGCTGTTCCACGGCCTCCAGCTTTGGGTGAACCTCCCGGCCTCCGACAAGATGATGCCCCCGCGCTACCAGGACATCGGCGGCGGCCAGGTGCAGCTGCTGACCACCCCGGACGGCGGCTCCCTGCTCCGCGTCATCGCCGGTGAGCTGGACGGCCACCAGGGCCCGGGCATCACCCACACGCCGATCACGATGATCCACGCGACCGTCTCGCCGGGCGCGCAGATCACCCTGCCGTGGCGCGAGGACTTCAACGCCCTGGCGTACGTGATGGCCGGGCGCGGGTCCGTCGGCGAGGACCGCAGGCCCGTGCAGACGGGCCAGACGGCCGTCTTCGGCGAAGGCGGCTCGCTCACGGTGCGGGCGGACGCGTCCCAGGACTCGAACGCCCCGGACCTGGAGATCGTGCTGCTCGGCGGACGTCCGATCCGGGAGCCGATGGCGCACTACGGGCCGTTCGTGATGAACAGCAAGCACGAGCTGCAGCAGGCCTTCGACGACTTCCAGGCGGGCCGGCTGGGCCGCATCCCCACCACGGCGCGCACCGGCCTCGGCCACCGCGGCGCGGGTGAGGCCGACCAGGACTGA
- a CDS encoding ArsR/SmtB family transcription factor, with amino-acid sequence MHFTAEDLLNVTFASEPLPLVELGMAMVAWQRTDEQAVFGRWRSRVGRELPGRARPLLDLLRPDGDNPQFVEPYARGLEEALAVVRDSGPLLTPGELHRVAARAPGSASWVRALWAQDREAWDQLGGALRSAYEAVVAPHWPRIRQSFQADVAWRSRLLAAHGIKACLAGTHPLAAWSGTVLEVDGPPHYEVRLGGRGLLLMPSPFWTGRPLLAEGPDGPDGRCVLLYPALTPLPLVGPGPAQGALDALLGRTRAAVLQSLIEQRTTSELARDLDISLPSASEHTRTLRAAGLITTERDGKAVLHSVTGLGVDLLHSGG; translated from the coding sequence GTGCATTTCACGGCGGAGGACCTGCTCAACGTCACCTTCGCGAGCGAGCCGCTGCCCCTGGTGGAGCTGGGCATGGCGATGGTCGCCTGGCAGCGTACCGACGAGCAGGCGGTTTTCGGCCGCTGGCGCAGTCGGGTCGGCCGGGAGCTGCCCGGCCGTGCCCGCCCGCTGCTCGACCTCCTGCGCCCCGACGGCGACAACCCCCAGTTCGTCGAGCCGTACGCGCGCGGCCTGGAGGAGGCGCTGGCCGTCGTACGGGACTCGGGCCCGCTCCTGACCCCCGGCGAGCTGCACCGCGTCGCCGCCCGGGCCCCCGGCTCCGCGTCGTGGGTGCGTGCCCTGTGGGCCCAGGACCGCGAGGCGTGGGACCAGCTCGGCGGTGCGCTCCGGTCCGCCTACGAAGCGGTCGTCGCCCCGCACTGGCCGCGGATCCGGCAGTCCTTCCAGGCGGACGTGGCCTGGCGCAGCCGGCTACTGGCCGCCCACGGCATCAAGGCGTGCCTGGCCGGCACGCACCCGCTGGCCGCGTGGTCGGGCACGGTGCTGGAGGTGGACGGGCCGCCGCACTACGAGGTCCGCCTGGGCGGGCGCGGCCTGCTGCTGATGCCCTCGCCGTTCTGGACGGGCCGGCCGCTGCTCGCCGAGGGTCCGGACGGCCCGGACGGCAGGTGCGTGCTGCTCTATCCGGCGCTGACGCCCCTGCCGCTGGTGGGGCCGGGCCCGGCGCAGGGGGCGCTGGACGCGCTGCTGGGCCGGACCCGGGCGGCCGTGCTGCAGTCGCTGATCGAGCAGCGCACCACCAGCGAGCTGGCCCGGGACCTCGACATCAGCCTCCCCTCGGCCTCCGAGCACACCCGCACCCTGCGCGCGGCCGGGCTGATCACCACGGAGCGCGACGGCAAGGCGGTCCTGCACTCGGTGACGGGCCTGGGCGTGGACCTGCTGCACAGCGGCGGCTGA
- a CDS encoding SseB family protein — protein sequence MYGYDQNPGAQQQYAQQPPQGYAQQAPPLYPEPSPPSLTDAVRAFTTGSLSAEDFQQIFATSKVYCPRGDTPGFLALHNTQHPVIPMFTTLKELRRYAGKESKYFVITGAEVIDLLPTGYGFVLDMEGDHRMVFDAKAVEQMVDFAMRRMYG from the coding sequence ATGTACGGCTACGACCAGAACCCGGGCGCCCAGCAGCAGTATGCGCAGCAGCCCCCGCAGGGCTACGCGCAGCAAGCGCCGCCGCTGTACCCGGAGCCGTCCCCGCCCTCGCTCACGGACGCGGTGCGGGCCTTCACCACGGGGTCCCTCTCCGCCGAGGACTTCCAGCAGATCTTCGCCACCTCGAAGGTCTACTGCCCGCGCGGCGACACCCCCGGGTTCCTGGCGCTGCACAACACGCAGCACCCGGTGATCCCCATGTTCACCACGCTCAAGGAACTGCGCCGGTACGCCGGCAAGGAGTCCAAGTACTTCGTGATCACCGGCGCCGAGGTGATCGACCTGCTGCCCACCGGGTACGGCTTCGTCCTCGACATGGAGGGCGACCACCGGATGGTCTTCGACGCGAAGGCGGTCGAGCAGATGGTCGACTTCGCGATGCGCCGGATGTACGGCTAG
- a CDS encoding DUF397 domain-containing protein, translating into MASSHVDLRATRWRRSSYSNGDGGNCVEVADGLPGLVPVRDSKRPHGPAVVVAAGAWGPFVRALKAGELPG; encoded by the coding sequence ATGGCAAGCAGCCACGTTGATTTGCGTGCCACGCGCTGGCGCAGGAGCAGCTACAGCAATGGCGACGGAGGCAACTGCGTCGAGGTGGCAGACGGCCTGCCCGGGCTGGTCCCCGTCCGGGATTCCAAGCGGCCCCACGGCCCCGCCGTGGTCGTCGCCGCCGGTGCGTGGGGGCCGTTCGTGCGGGCGCTGAAGGCCGGGGAGCTACCCGGCTGA
- a CDS encoding helix-turn-helix domain-containing protein: MAARKDIDGSASVPAFYGTELRWRREAAGLTLQQAVEGSFYGASYLSEIERAQRRMPADLARHVDQVMRTDGFFERRCEDVRKARKGAHAEYFAPVAEAETRARTIEEWNSTLIPGLLQTEPYARAVIRSTHSLDLKEEVDAKVSQRLGRAKLFDDPKRPEYWVILHESVLREPFLPPAQMAEQLDRIAALADRSRIVPQLLLWNAPTRPFMGLSLLFMEFDDEPPLMYTEGPYHGHTVDDPALVKQYRKAYDRLRAAALPPEASLAMIEAIAEDYRNGKQPR; this comes from the coding sequence GTGGCTGCGCGTAAGGACATTGACGGCTCGGCGAGCGTGCCGGCCTTCTATGGCACGGAGTTGCGCTGGCGGCGCGAGGCGGCGGGGCTCACACTCCAGCAGGCGGTGGAGGGGAGCTTCTACGGTGCCAGCTACCTGAGCGAGATCGAGCGCGCTCAGCGTCGGATGCCGGCCGACCTGGCTCGCCACGTGGATCAGGTGATGCGTACGGACGGCTTCTTCGAGCGGCGATGTGAGGACGTCCGGAAGGCCCGGAAGGGTGCGCACGCGGAGTACTTCGCTCCGGTCGCGGAGGCGGAGACACGGGCGCGGACCATCGAGGAGTGGAACAGCACGCTGATTCCTGGCCTGCTCCAGACCGAGCCGTACGCACGCGCGGTCATCCGGTCCACGCACTCACTCGACCTCAAGGAAGAGGTCGACGCGAAGGTCAGCCAGCGGCTGGGGCGGGCCAAGCTCTTCGATGACCCGAAGAGGCCGGAGTACTGGGTCATCCTGCACGAGTCCGTGCTTCGCGAGCCGTTCCTCCCACCGGCTCAGATGGCCGAACAACTGGACCGAATCGCTGCCCTGGCGGATCGCAGCCGCATCGTTCCACAGCTCCTGCTGTGGAACGCGCCGACCCGACCGTTCATGGGGCTCTCGCTCCTGTTCATGGAGTTCGACGACGAACCGCCGCTGATGTACACGGAGGGGCCCTACCACGGCCACACGGTCGACGATCCGGCCCTCGTGAAGCAGTACCGCAAGGCATACGATCGGCTCAGGGCCGCCGCGCTGCCGCCGGAGGCGTCCCTCGCCATGATCGAGGCGATCGCAGAGGACTACCGAAATGGCAAGCAGCCACGTTGA
- a CDS encoding ATP-binding protein, giving the protein MNALTIRLLAVPQAAPLLRHAVREHLGPDGHPDAELCVSELLANVITHLGAGTPVTLRVTGTGRAARTRVELTDPAPRVRPVRREAAGTDESGRGLALLEAVALRWGVTQGYRTKTVWCEL; this is encoded by the coding sequence GTGAACGCCCTCACGATCCGGCTGCTCGCCGTCCCCCAGGCGGCCCCGCTCCTGCGCCACGCCGTGCGCGAGCACCTCGGCCCGGACGGCCATCCCGACGCGGAGCTCTGCGTCAGCGAGCTGCTGGCCAACGTGATCACCCACCTCGGTGCGGGCACCCCCGTCACCCTGCGCGTCACCGGGACCGGAAGGGCAGCCCGTACGCGGGTCGAGCTCACCGATCCCGCACCGCGGGTGCGGCCCGTACGGCGCGAGGCGGCCGGAACCGACGAGTCCGGGCGGGGCCTCGCCCTGCTGGAGGCCGTGGCGCTGCGATGGGGGGTCACGCAGGGGTACCGGACCAAGACGGTCTGGTGCGAGCTTTGA
- a CDS encoding acyl-CoA dehydrogenase yields the protein MGHYKSNLRDIEFNLFEVLGRDQQYGTGPFEEMDTETAKSVLSELARLAENELAASFEDADRNPPVFDPATNTAPVPASFKKSYEAFMESEYWRLGLPEEIGGTTSPRSLIWAYAELLLGSNPAIWMYSSGPAFAGILFEEGNEAQKKVAQIAVEKRWGSTMVLTEPDAGSDVGAGRTKAIQQADGSWHIEGVKRFITSGEHDMEENILHYVLARPEGHGPGTKGLSLFLVPKFHFDWETGELGERNGVYATNVEHKMGLKASNTCEMTFGDQHPAKGWLIGDKHDGIRQMFMIIEFARMMVGTKAIATLSTGYLNALEYAKERVQGPDLANFMDKTAPKVTITHHPDVRRSLMTQKAYAEGMRALVLYTASVQDEIQVKQAAGQDASAEIGLNDLLLPIVKGYGSEKSYEQLAQSLQTFGGSGYLQEYPIEQYIRDAKIDTLYEGTTAIQGQDFFFRKIVRDQGASLNVLSETIKKFLAEAVGGEELAGARDALAKAAVDLEAIVGQMIVDLTATGEDVKNIYKVGQNTTRLLMASGDVVVGYLLLKGAAVAAEKLATAAPKDVAFYTGKIAAAKFFASQVLPNVSVARALAETVDNSLMELDEAAF from the coding sequence ATGGGGCACTACAAGTCGAATCTCCGCGACATCGAGTTCAACCTCTTCGAGGTGCTCGGCCGCGACCAGCAGTACGGCACCGGTCCGTTCGAGGAGATGGACACCGAGACCGCCAAGAGCGTCCTGTCCGAGCTCGCCCGCCTCGCCGAGAACGAGCTGGCCGCCTCCTTCGAGGACGCCGACCGCAACCCGCCGGTCTTCGACCCGGCCACCAACACCGCGCCCGTCCCGGCCTCCTTCAAGAAGAGCTACGAAGCCTTCATGGAGTCGGAGTACTGGCGCCTGGGCCTGCCCGAGGAGATCGGCGGCACCACCTCGCCCCGCTCCCTCATCTGGGCCTACGCGGAGCTGCTGCTCGGCTCGAACCCGGCCATCTGGATGTACTCCTCCGGCCCGGCGTTCGCCGGCATCCTCTTCGAAGAGGGCAACGAGGCGCAGAAGAAGGTCGCCCAGATAGCCGTCGAGAAGCGCTGGGGCTCCACCATGGTCCTCACCGAGCCGGACGCCGGCTCGGACGTCGGCGCCGGCCGCACCAAGGCGATCCAGCAGGCGGACGGCTCCTGGCACATCGAGGGCGTGAAGCGCTTCATCACGTCCGGTGAGCACGACATGGAGGAGAACATCCTCCACTACGTCCTCGCGCGCCCCGAGGGCCACGGCCCGGGCACCAAGGGCCTGTCCCTCTTCCTCGTCCCGAAGTTCCACTTCGACTGGGAGACCGGCGAGCTGGGCGAGCGCAACGGCGTCTACGCCACCAACGTCGAGCACAAGATGGGCCTCAAGGCCTCCAACACGTGCGAGATGACCTTCGGCGACCAGCACCCCGCCAAGGGCTGGCTGATCGGCGACAAGCACGACGGCATCCGCCAGATGTTCATGATCATCGAGTTCGCGCGCATGATGGTCGGCACGAAGGCCATCGCCACCCTCTCCACCGGCTACCTGAACGCGCTGGAGTACGCCAAGGAGCGCGTGCAGGGCCCGGACCTGGCGAACTTCATGGACAAGACCGCGCCCAAGGTCACCATCACGCACCACCCGGACGTGCGCCGCTCGCTCATGACGCAGAAGGCCTACGCCGAGGGCATGCGCGCCCTGGTCCTCTACACGGCCTCCGTGCAGGACGAGATCCAGGTCAAGCAGGCCGCCGGCCAGGACGCCTCCGCCGAGATCGGCCTGAACGACCTGCTCCTGCCGATCGTGAAGGGCTACGGCTCCGAGAAGTCTTACGAGCAGCTCGCCCAGTCCCTGCAGACCTTCGGCGGCTCCGGGTACCTGCAGGAGTACCCGATCGAGCAGTACATCCGCGACGCCAAGATCGACACCCTCTACGAGGGCACCACGGCCATCCAGGGCCAGGACTTCTTCTTCCGGAAGATCGTCCGCGACCAGGGCGCCTCCCTGAACGTCCTCTCCGAGACGATCAAGAAGTTCCTGGCCGAGGCCGTCGGCGGCGAGGAGCTGGCCGGCGCCCGCGACGCGCTCGCCAAGGCCGCCGTCGACCTGGAGGCCATCGTCGGCCAGATGATCGTCGACCTCACCGCCACCGGCGAGGACGTCAAGAACATCTACAAGGTCGGCCAGAACACCACCCGCCTGCTGATGGCCTCGGGTGACGTGGTCGTCGGTTACCTGCTGCTCAAGGGCGCCGCCGTGGCCGCCGAGAAGCTCGCGACCGCCGCCCCCAAGGACGTCGCCTTCTACACCGGCAAGATCGCCGCCGCGAAGTTCTTCGCGTCCCAGGTCCTGCCGAACGTCTCGGTCGCCCGCGCGCTGGCCGAGACCGTCGACAACTCCCTCATGGAGCTCGACGAGGCCGCCTTCTAA
- a CDS encoding M18 family aminopeptidase, with product MSSPARFDRGHTDDLMTFLTASPSPYHAVANAAERLEKAGFRQLSETDAWDAGTGGKFVLRGGALIAWFVPEGAAAHTPFRIVGAHTDSPNLRVKPLPDTGSQGWRQIAVEIYGGTLLNTWLDRDLGLAGRLTLRDGTERLVNVDRALLRVPQLAVHLDRSVNSDGLKLDKQRHMQPIWGLGEAHEGDLIAFLEEEEGLDQGSVAGWDLMVHSIEPPSYLGRDRELVAGPRMDNLLSVHAGVAALAAVSTAGKLDHIPVLAAFDHEENGSQSDTGADGPLLGNVLERSVFARGGSYEDRARAFAGTICLSSDTGHAVHPNYGERHDPTHHPRANGGPILKVNVNQRYATDGSGRAVFAAACERAGVPWQNFVSNNSMPCGTTIGPITAARHGIQTVDIGVAILSMHSARELCGADDPYLLANALVAFLEG from the coding sequence ATGAGCTCTCCCGCCCGCTTCGACCGCGGCCACACCGACGATCTGATGACCTTCCTGACGGCCAGTCCGTCGCCCTACCACGCCGTCGCCAACGCGGCGGAGCGGCTGGAGAAGGCGGGATTCAGGCAGTTGTCGGAGACGGACGCCTGGGATGCGGGCACCGGGGGCAAGTTCGTGCTCCGCGGTGGTGCGCTCATCGCCTGGTTCGTCCCCGAAGGCGCGGCCGCGCACACCCCGTTCCGGATCGTCGGCGCGCACACCGACTCCCCGAACCTGCGGGTCAAGCCGCTGCCGGACACGGGCTCCCAGGGCTGGCGGCAGATCGCCGTCGAGATCTACGGCGGCACCCTGCTCAACACCTGGCTGGACCGCGACCTGGGCCTGGCCGGACGGCTGACCCTGCGCGACGGCACCGAGCGCCTGGTGAACGTGGACCGCGCCCTGCTGCGCGTGCCCCAACTCGCCGTGCACCTGGACCGGTCGGTGAACAGCGACGGCCTCAAGCTCGACAAGCAGCGGCACATGCAGCCGATCTGGGGTCTGGGCGAAGCGCACGAGGGCGACCTGATCGCCTTCCTGGAGGAGGAAGAGGGCCTGGATCAGGGGTCGGTGGCCGGCTGGGACCTGATGGTCCACTCCATCGAGCCGCCCTCGTACCTGGGCCGCGACCGCGAGCTGGTGGCCGGACCACGGATGGACAACCTGCTGTCGGTGCACGCGGGCGTCGCGGCGCTGGCCGCGGTCTCCACCGCCGGCAAGCTCGACCACATCCCGGTGCTGGCCGCCTTCGACCACGAGGAGAACGGCTCGCAGTCCGACACGGGCGCCGACGGCCCGCTCCTGGGCAACGTGCTGGAACGTTCAGTCTTCGCCCGCGGCGGCTCGTACGAGGACCGTGCGCGGGCCTTCGCGGGCACCATCTGCCTGTCCTCGGACACCGGGCACGCCGTGCACCCCAACTACGGTGAGCGGCACGACCCGACGCACCACCCGCGCGCCAACGGCGGACCGATCCTGAAGGTCAACGTCAACCAGCGGTACGCGACGGACGGCAGCGGGCGCGCGGTGTTCGCCGCCGCGTGCGAGCGGGCCGGCGTGCCCTGGCAGAACTTCGTCTCCAACAACTCGATGCCGTGCGGCACCACGATCGGCCCGATCACCGCCGCCCGCCACGGCATCCAGACCGTGGACATCGGCGTCGCGATCCTCTCGATGCACAGCGCCCGCGAACTGTGCGGCGCGGACGACCCGTACCTCCTCGCCAACGCCCTGGTGGCCTTCCTGGAGGGCTGA
- a CDS encoding NHL domain-containing thioredoxin family protein gives MNDAAPVPTPAPAPRRRARVRAPELIGKGGWLNTGGKELTLADLRGKCVVVDFWTFCCINCLHVLDELRELEEKHRDTVVIIGVHSPKFVHEAEHAAVVDAVERYQVHHPVLDDPELATWKQYAVRAWPTLVVIDPEGYIVAQHAGEGHAHAIARLVEELEAEHEAKGTLRRGDGPYVAPEPVAGALRFPGKALLLPSGNLLVSDSTRHQLVELAADGESVVRRVGSGERGFAGDSFSEPQGLALLPDGRVVVADTVNHALRVYDPATGHVETVAGTGRQWWQGSPTSGPALEVDLSSPWDVAWWQGRVWIAMAGVHQLWTWDPEAGTVEVAAGTTNEGLLDGPAAEAWFAQPSGLAAAGDRLWIADSETSALRYVEAGEDGYVVKSAVGTGLFDFGHRDGDAAQALLQHPLGVTALPDGSVAVSDTYNHALRRYDPATGQVSTLATDLREPSDAVLVGEDIVVVESARHRLTRLRLPEEAVRVDAVAHRTQRAATEVAAGTLRLDVVFQAPTGQKLDTRYGPSTRLLVSSTPPGLLADGEGAGTDLFRDLVLNPDVTEGVLHVSAMAASCDDDPANEYPACHVHQQDWGVPVRVTAEGASRLPLVLAGMDAEG, from the coding sequence ATGAACGATGCCGCCCCGGTGCCCACCCCCGCGCCCGCGCCCCGACGACGTGCCCGTGTCCGTGCCCCCGAGCTGATCGGCAAGGGTGGCTGGTTGAATACGGGTGGCAAGGAACTCACCCTCGCCGACCTGCGAGGCAAGTGCGTTGTTGTAGATTTTTGGACCTTCTGCTGCATCAACTGCCTGCACGTCCTGGACGAGCTGCGCGAGCTGGAGGAGAAGCACCGCGACACCGTCGTGATCATCGGTGTGCACTCCCCGAAGTTCGTGCACGAGGCCGAGCACGCCGCCGTCGTCGATGCCGTCGAGCGCTACCAGGTGCACCACCCGGTGCTGGACGATCCCGAGCTCGCGACCTGGAAGCAGTACGCCGTACGCGCCTGGCCCACGCTCGTCGTGATCGACCCCGAGGGGTACATCGTCGCCCAGCACGCCGGCGAGGGGCACGCGCACGCCATCGCCCGCCTGGTCGAGGAGCTGGAGGCCGAGCACGAGGCCAAGGGCACGCTGCGGCGCGGCGACGGACCGTACGTGGCGCCCGAGCCCGTGGCCGGCGCCCTGCGGTTTCCCGGGAAGGCGCTGCTCCTGCCGTCCGGGAACCTGCTGGTCTCCGACTCCACCCGGCACCAGCTCGTGGAGCTGGCCGCCGACGGCGAGAGCGTCGTACGCCGCGTCGGCAGCGGCGAGCGCGGCTTCGCCGGGGACAGTTTCAGCGAGCCGCAGGGACTGGCACTGCTGCCCGACGGCAGGGTCGTCGTCGCCGACACCGTCAACCACGCGCTGCGCGTCTACGACCCGGCCACCGGGCACGTGGAGACCGTCGCCGGGACCGGCCGGCAGTGGTGGCAGGGTTCGCCGACCTCCGGGCCGGCGCTTGAGGTGGACCTGTCCTCGCCGTGGGACGTGGCCTGGTGGCAGGGCCGGGTCTGGATCGCCATGGCCGGTGTGCACCAGCTGTGGACCTGGGACCCGGAGGCCGGGACGGTCGAGGTCGCGGCCGGTACGACCAACGAGGGGCTGCTCGACGGTCCGGCCGCCGAGGCCTGGTTCGCCCAGCCCTCGGGGCTCGCGGCGGCCGGGGACCGGTTGTGGATCGCCGACTCCGAGACCAGCGCCCTGCGGTACGTGGAGGCCGGAGAGGACGGGTACGTCGTCAAGTCGGCCGTCGGCACCGGGCTGTTCGACTTCGGGCACCGGGACGGGGACGCCGCCCAGGCGCTGCTCCAGCACCCGCTGGGGGTGACCGCCCTGCCCGACGGCTCGGTCGCGGTGAGCGACACGTACAACCACGCGCTGCGCCGCTACGACCCCGCCACCGGTCAGGTCTCGACCCTCGCGACCGACCTGCGCGAGCCCAGCGACGCCGTGCTGGTCGGCGAGGACATCGTGGTCGTCGAGTCGGCCCGGCACCGGCTGACCCGGCTGCGCCTCCCGGAGGAGGCGGTCCGCGTGGACGCGGTGGCCCACCGGACGCAGCGGGCCGCCACCGAGGTGGCGGCCGGCACGCTCCGCCTCGACGTGGTCTTCCAGGCCCCGACCGGGCAGAAGCTCGACACCCGTTACGGGCCCTCCACCCGGCTGCTCGTCTCCTCGACCCCGCCCGGGCTGCTGGCGGACGGCGAGGGCGCCGGGACGGACCTGTTCCGGGATCTCGTGCTGAACCCGGACGTCACCGAGGGCGTCCTGCACGTCTCGGCGATGGCGGCGTCCTGCGACGACGACCCCGCCAACGAGTACCCGGCCTGCCACGTCCACCAGCAGGACTGGGGCGTGCCCGTCCGCGTCACCGCCGAGGGCGCTTCCCGGCTGCCCCTCGTCCTTGCGGGGATGGACGCCGAGGGGTAG
- a CDS encoding recombinase family protein: MPDASPAPTPAPCRARVRAPELIGKGGWLNTGGKDLSLADLRGRIAILDFLKWTTEHRTRSHTECVHQDTVCDLYLRLSLDRDGKTAIERQEADCRAWAERNGLTVRKVHIDRGRSGYKTVERKGFDAALASVTAGVVGTLIVWKLDRLSRKGIGQVGKVLDDIEKAGGRLVSVVDGLDTSNDSARMVVSMLAELARCESKNLGTRVGHAKRYLRSKGQWIGGQPPYGLLIDPMTKKLVHDPEHAVHARLIADEALAGTSLAKIARLLNEYEILSPRGGQWNAASIMQLLRSPSFAGLMPETERVETDDGERKYTGRVFPYRDPKTLDTVEIGEGIITVGEREQIIRTLESRTFMHAGKRRPKPEGTALLTGLVFCAVPGCGRRMHRVGGSYQCMARRAGNQCIGASALAQAVDQYVTEQFLTKLPALEPDDPLLVAIADRWVHRVDPETFAKRDALTAEIQDEEARLADLEDARYVRGEFSGAAAVERYNRLSGRLRGRIDGLRGDLHRLPMPSVDVSPMLDGVTLREAWTDATNEDRRERLSLAIDRVEVSKGVRGQRIIPEQRIQIHWAELAGTDTPT, translated from the coding sequence ATCCCGGACGCCTCCCCGGCGCCCACCCCCGCGCCCTGCCGTGCCCGTGTTCGTGCCCCCGAGCTGATCGGCAAGGGCGGCTGGCTGAACACCGGCGGGAAGGACCTGAGCCTCGCCGACCTGCGAGGACGCATTGCGATCCTCGATTTCTTAAAATGGACAACAGAGCACCGAACTCGTAGCCACACTGAGTGTGTGCACCAAGACACGGTCTGTGACCTGTACCTCCGCCTGTCCCTCGACCGGGACGGCAAGACCGCAATCGAACGGCAGGAAGCCGACTGCCGTGCCTGGGCCGAGCGCAACGGACTGACCGTCCGCAAGGTCCACATAGACAGAGGGCGCTCCGGCTACAAGACCGTTGAGCGCAAGGGCTTCGACGCCGCGCTGGCGTCCGTCACGGCGGGCGTCGTCGGCACACTGATCGTCTGGAAACTGGACCGCCTGTCCCGCAAGGGCATCGGCCAGGTGGGCAAAGTACTGGACGACATCGAGAAGGCCGGCGGCCGTCTGGTCTCAGTCGTGGACGGCCTCGACACCTCGAACGACTCGGCGCGCATGGTCGTCTCGATGCTCGCTGAGCTCGCCCGGTGCGAGTCGAAGAATCTCGGCACGCGCGTCGGGCACGCGAAGCGCTACCTCCGAAGCAAGGGGCAGTGGATCGGCGGACAGCCTCCGTACGGGCTGCTCATCGACCCGATGACCAAGAAGCTCGTCCACGACCCTGAGCACGCCGTCCACGCCCGCCTGATCGCGGATGAAGCGCTGGCTGGAACATCGTTGGCCAAGATCGCCCGACTCCTCAACGAGTACGAGATCCTCTCTCCCCGGGGCGGGCAGTGGAACGCGGCCAGCATTATGCAGCTCCTGCGTTCTCCATCGTTCGCCGGCCTGATGCCGGAGACCGAGAGGGTCGAGACGGATGACGGCGAGCGGAAGTACACGGGCAGGGTCTTCCCGTACCGCGATCCCAAGACGCTGGACACCGTCGAGATCGGCGAGGGGATCATCACGGTCGGAGAGCGTGAGCAGATCATCCGCACCCTGGAATCCAGGACGTTCATGCACGCAGGAAAGCGGCGGCCGAAACCCGAGGGGACGGCCCTGCTCACGGGACTCGTCTTCTGTGCGGTTCCCGGCTGCGGTCGCCGGATGCACCGTGTGGGCGGGAGCTATCAGTGCATGGCCCGACGCGCGGGCAACCAGTGCATCGGAGCCTCAGCGTTGGCTCAGGCGGTGGACCAGTACGTGACAGAACAGTTCCTCACCAAGCTCCCGGCGCTCGAACCGGACGACCCGCTGCTCGTCGCGATCGCAGATCGCTGGGTGCACCGTGTGGACCCGGAGACCTTCGCGAAACGTGATGCGCTCACCGCGGAGATCCAGGACGAGGAAGCCCGCTTGGCTGATCTGGAGGATGCGCGCTATGTGCGTGGTGAGTTCAGCGGCGCCGCAGCCGTGGAGCGTTACAACCGGCTTTCAGGACGGCTGAGGGGACGCATCGACGGCCTTCGTGGTGATCTCCACAGGCTCCCCATGCCGTCCGTGGACGTGTCTCCGATGCTCGATGGCGTCACCCTGCGCGAGGCATGGACGGACGCGACGAACGAAGACCGGCGCGAAAGGCTGTCGCTCGCCATAGATCGCGTTGAGGTGAGCAAGGGAGTGCGCGGGCAGCGCATCATCCCCGAGCAACGCATTCAGATCCATTGGGCAGAGCTGGCGGGAACCGACACTCCTACCTGA